A window of Flavobacterium branchiarum genomic DNA:
CACAACAAGACTGCAGATATTTTAATTAAAGATGGTTTAATCCAAAAAATAGGAACTTCACTTCCTAATACTGAAAATGCCGAAGAGGTAAAACTCGATAATTTACACATTTCACAAGGATGGTTTGATAGTAGCGTTTCGCTTGGAGAACCAGGTTACGAAGACCGTGAAACAATCTCAAACGGATTGAATGTAGCAGCAAAAAGCGGTTTTACTGCCATTGCTTTACAACCCAACTCCTACCCGATTATCGATAACCAATCGCAAGTAAATTTTGTAAAAAACAAAGCAAATGGTTTTGCTACTGAACTTTTCCCTATTGGAGCTTTGACTAAAGCTAGCGAAGGAAAAGATATGGCTGAATTATTTGACATGAAAAAAACCGGAGCAGTCGCTTTTGGTGATTACAATAAAAGCCTTGACAATGCCAATTTGCTTAAAATAGCACTGCAATATGTACAAGATTTTGATGGTTTAGTGATTGCTTATTCGCAAGATCAAAACATTAAAGGAAATGGTGTTGCTAATGAAGGAATCGTTTCAACAAGATTAGGTTTAAAAGGAATCCCAAATCTTGCTGAAGAATTACAAATTGTTCGCAATTTATTCTTATTAGAATATACTGGTGGTAAACTACATATTCCAACAATCTCAACTGCCAAATCGGTTCAATTAATTAAAGATGCTAAAGCAAAAGGACTAAACGTAACATGTAGTGTTGCTGTTCATCATTTGGTGTTAACGGATGAGAAACTAGAAGGTTTTGATACTCGCTTTAAAGTTTCTCCTCCTTTGCGAACTGAAATCGACAGACAAGCATTACTTAAAGGTGTTTTAGACGGAACTATTGATATGATTACTTCTGATCACAACCCAATAGATGTCGAATTCAAAAAAATGGAGTTTGATATGGCAAAAAATGGTACAATAGGATTAGAAAGTGCTTTTGGTGCTTTAACAACTGTATTACCTTTAGAAACTATAATCGAAAAACTAACATTAGGAAGATCCGTTTTTGGAATCGAAAATGATACGATTACAGAAGGTTCTAAAGCAAACATCACCTTATTTAATCCTAAAGGAGAAACTGCTTTCGCAAAAGCGAACATCCTATCTAAATCTAAAAACTCGGCCTTTTTAGGCACTCAATTACAAGGTTCGGTTTACGGAATTGTAAATCAGAGTCAACTGGTTTTAAAAAAATAAAGAAGAAATAAGCCTAACTTTTCGATGAATGAGAAATCATTTTAATCATCGTAATCAATGGCAAAAACAAATACAAACACAAGAATGAACAACTCAATCGAAGAAGGAAAAACTCCCGCTATAACAAGCTATATTTTAATTATTGGTGTTTTAATCGCAATGTCGATGAACTCTGAAAACAAAAATAGTTTTGCCTCTTTTCATATTCGTCAAGCCTTAGGATTATCGCTAACATTTATTTCATTTGGACTTATCATCAGTAACTTTGATAGTTTCATGATTACTTTTCCAATGTGGATTTGTATCTCAGTTTTATGGACATACGGTATTTTTAGCGCCATCAAAGGAGAAACTAAACCTGTACCTTTAGTTGGTGCACTTTTTCAAAAATGGTTTAAAAACATCGGTTAATTTTCAAAACCGATAACTGTATTTTACCATTTACAACTCACAATTTACCTTAAAAAAAATGAACTTATCTTTAGAATATAAAATAAGAGAACCAAAAGTTATCTTAGACAAAAACCCAGTACTATTATTACTTCACGGATACGGTAGCAACGAAGAGGATTTATTCTCTTTTGCAACTGAACTTCCAGATAATTATTATGTCATTTCTGCAAGAGCTCCTTATGACTTACAATACAATAGTTATGCTTGGTACGCAATTAATTTTGATGCCGATCAAAACAAATTTTCAGATAACGAGCAAGCTAAAACATCACGTGACATGATTGCAAGTTTTGTTGACGAATTAGTAGCTAATTATCCTATTGACGCTAATAATGTTACTTTGATTGGTTTTAGCCAAGGATCTATTCTAAGTTATGCTGTAGCACTTTCTTATCCTGAAAAAATTCAAAGAGTAGTTGCAATGAGTGGCTACTTTAATCATGAAATAATTAAAGAAGGTTTTGAGAAAAATGATTTCAAAAATCTAAAAATATTTGCTTCTCACGGAACTGTAGATCAAGTTATTCCAATTGATTGGGCTAGAAAAACTCCTGCTATCTTAGAAAAACTAAACATTCCTGTTACCTACAAAGAATATCCTGTTGGTCATGGAGTTGCTCCTCAGAATTTCTTTGATTTTAAAAATTGGTTAGCGCAGTAGTTTTTTCTCTTTTTAATCAACAACAATAAACACAATAATGGAAATAGAAAATTTAAAGGACTTCATTCTTCCACTAGTATTAATCGGTTTTGGTCTTTTTATAAAAAACACTAAAAATCCAAACTTCCAATCTTCAAGAAAATTTTGGAAAATATTATTTATTTTGGGAATGCTAAATTTAGTAATGAAGTTGTTTTTAATGTTTTATCTTTAATTACAGATTAAGAATATAACAGTAAGATTTCATTTTTACAATTCAAATAGTAATAGTAAACTTTTACTATATAAACATAGCTTTAAATATAAAAGGTTTTAGACATTATTATCTAAAACCTTTTTTGCATTTAATAAACCATTAAATAAACTTGACCTAGGCATAATACCAGTAGCGATAACAAAGATTTAACTACATTATCCTGTAACAAATAGCAAAGAGTGAGACAAATAAAGCAAACTATATAACCTATGAAACAATTATTCTTTTCGGTGCTTTTTATTGGTTTTTCGTTACTTGCAAAAGCTCAAACCGAAAACAAGATTACTATTGGTACAATTGAAACTATTCATTCCAAGATTTTAAATGAAGATAGAAAAGTTTGGATATACGTTCCTGATGGTTATATAAAAGATGCTCCCAAAACAGAACAATATCCTGTTGTTTACCTATTAGATGGGAATAGTCATTTCACCTCTGTTGTAGGTATGATTGAGCAATTAAGTACAATGAACGGAAACACAATTTGTCCAAAAATGATTGTAGTAGGAATATTGAATACTGATAGAAATCGAGATTTAACGCCTACCCATATAGAATCAGATTTACCAATGATGAATGCAGAAGGAAGTAAAACTACTGGCGGAAACGAAAACTTCATTGCTTTTATCCAAAAAGAATTAATGCCTTACGTAGAAACCAATTATCCTACTGCACCATACAAAATGCTCATCGGACACTCTTTTGGCGGTTTAACTGCGATAAATATACTTGCCAATCACACAAATCTTTTCAATTCTTATGTAGCCATTGATCCAAGCATGTGGTGGGATAAACAAAAATTCCTTGAAAAAAGTAAAAAAACATTTACTGATAAAAAATTCAAAAATACTAGTTTGTTTATAGGAATTGCCAATACAATGGAAACTGGAATGGATACCATTAGAGTAAAAAAGGACACGACTCAAGGCACAAGACACATTCGTGCTATATTTGAATTAGCCAATACTTTAAAGAAGAACAAACAAAACCAGTTAAACTTTCAATACAAATATTACGACAATGACAATCATGGTTCGGTACCTTTAATTGCCGAATATGATGCGCTTCGTTTTATATTTAGTTTTTACAAATTAAACTTGGGCTTCAGTGATTTTACAGATGCTAGTCTCAATTTTCCTTTAAAAATAGAAAAGCATTATCAAAATGTATCAGAAAAAATGGGGTACAAAGTTTTACCTCCCGAAGGCGCTATAAACAATTATGCTTATATGGCACTAAGCTTAAAAAACTTAGCTCAAGCCGAATATTTCTTCAAATTAAACGTAAAATATTACCCCGACAGCTTTAATGTCTATGATTCTTTAGGCGATTATTACAAAGAAATCGGAGATAAAACCAATGCAATAAGCTATTACAAAAAAACGTTATCAATCAACAAGGAAAACACCGAAACGAAACAAAAACTAGAGGAACTTGAAAAGGCGAAATAACATATTCTAATTCCATTTAAAAATATAAGAACAATGGCAAGTAAGTTAAACGCAGTATGGCATAAAGAAAATAAAATACCGAAAAATCCAACTTTTGAACAACGGATGGAATGGCATCTTTTACATCAGAAGAACTGTACATGCCGACCAATTCCTAAAAAACTAGCCGAAGAAATAAAAAAAAGAGGATTATAATTTTAAGCAACAACACAACAAACTATAAAATGAAAATATCTAAACTCGACAATCCGGCATTAATCTTAATTGATATTCAAAAAGGTTTCGACAATGTAGAATATTGGGGAAAAGAACGTAATAATTTAAATGCGGAGCAAAATGCTGGTGAACTTCTTGAAATATGGAGAAATAACAAATTACCAATATTTCATATCCAACATTGTTCTTCTAATCCTGATTCAATACTTCATGAAACCAATCCAGGTAATGCATTTAAAGAAATCGTTAAACCAAATCCTGGAGAAACTGTTATCCAAAAAAATGTAAACAGCGCCTTTATTGGCACCGATTTAAAAGAACAACTTGATGAAGCTAAAATTGATACTCTTGTAATAGTAGGTTTAACAACCGATCATTGTGTATCTACAACTACAAGAATGGCTGGGAATTTTGGATACAACACCTTTTTAATCTCTGATGCAACAGCCACTTTTAATAAAACAGGACTGAATGGTCAGCAATTTAGCGCCGAAATCATTCACGAGACTGCTCTTGCTAGTTTAAACGAGGAATTTGCTCAAGTAGTAACTACCGATTTTATAAAACAGAATTTTTAAATGCGAAATGCTGTTTCTGAAATGTGAGATGTAACTATGAAACGAGTGAATCTTAAAATCATAAAAAACAAGAAAGGCGAGAATTACTTCCGCCTTTCTTGTTTTTTTATATTCTATAATCTGCAAACTGTAACTAGATACAATAAGCTTTTATTCGCCTGTATAAATAATTTCACCTGCTTTTTTAAGCACGTAGCCTTTCCAAGGAATTAATTCCAGATCACCATTTATCCAAGGTTCTCCTTCGGCTTTACGCTCTAACATAATGGTCTCTTTTTGTGTATCTAGAAAAAGTTCGGCTTTGTTCCCGTCTTTTTCAAAAATAACATAAGCAACAGTCGAATACGTTTTCCCATCTTTGGCGTGTTCTAACTTTGTTCCAACTTCAAAAATTCGTACACATTCCTTCTTAATCTCAGACCAAGTGTAACCTGCTGAAGCTTTACATCCATGAGCATCTGAATCTCCCCCAACCATAACATCTGGTTTTGTTTCTTCTGTAGTTACCTTAATCGTTTCTTCCTGTGAAACTTTTTTTGCACAAGAAAATGAAAGCCCAATAATAATCGAAAATAAAAATACTTTTTTCATTTGTTCTATTTATTAGTTGTTACAATTATTACACTGCTAGAAAATCTTATTTTTGATATAACAACGATTGATTCACTTCAAAAGTAACACTTCCATCATTGTTGATAAAGTATTTCAACAAAACTTCCCCCCACGTTTCTCCATCACTAAAATCAGCAATAATCCATCTATGGTTCAATACTTTAACTTTATTGATGATAAATTTATTTACTCCTATTTGGTCTTGTCCAGTATATGGATTCCCTTTCGGATTAGCATTAAGATCCATTAATTTCTCTGTAACCAATGGGATTATTTGCTCATACTTAATTGTTTTTGAAGCAGTTTCCGAATCAAAATAATTCTGCGCGTTTTGATTGTTTTCTAACGAGAAATAGTTTGCTTCACTTAATTTATTCTCTACTAAATTTAAACTATCTCTAAGTTTTTTGGTCGTTTTTACATAACGTTCCTGTTCAAACTTTACTTCTTTACTATAAAACATATAGGTAAAAATATTCATAAGTATCGCAATGATAAATAGGTAAAGCAATAAGGATTTTTTCATTTTTATAATATAATTAAATTGTGATTTCTAAATTATCATACGCTAGAAAAACATTTTTAGGAAGCTTTTTTTGTACCTCTTCATGAAATCCTAATACGTGACTAATATGAGTTAAATAAGCCACTTCTGGCTGAACCAAAGTTATAAAATCTAGCGCTTCTTGCAAATTAAAATGTGTGTCATGTGGCTCTACACGTAAAGCATTTATCACTAATACTTTTAGATTTTTTAATTTATCAATTTCAGCTTCTTCTATAGTTTTTACATCTGTTAAATAGGCAAAATCATCTATTCGATAACCAAAAACCTGCAAATCACCGTGCATCACATTTACTGGTATTGCCATTTTATTTCCCACTGCAAATGGTTCGTTATTGACAACCTCAATTGTTTTTACTGATGGCGCTCCTGGATATTTATTCACCGTTTCGAATACGTAATCAAAACGTTTTTTTAAATTATCTATGACACGTTGATGTGCATAAATTGGCATTTCGCCTTGTCTAAAATTAAACGGACGTATATCATCCAATCCTGCAGTATGATCGGCATGCTCATGTGTAAATAAAATTGCATCTAATTTCTGGCAATTACAAGCCAGCATTTGTTGTCTAAAGTCAGGACCGCAATCGATAACATAGGAATGGTTATCCCAACTAATCCAAATAGACACACGCAGTCTTTTATCCTTAGTATCAGTGCTTTTGCATACAGGATGATCAACCCCAATAATAGGAATGCCTTGTGATGTACCTGTACCTAAAAAATATACCTTCAATTGTACTTTGATTTTTTTACAAAAATAGGATTAATTATCTTTCATTAGAAACCTAATTCACTAACTTTGTAACAAATCAGCCATATTTAAAATAAAATGGGTATAGAAATAAAACTTAAGGGCGACAAAGTGATCGCTCAGATACCATCTATAAAGGACAAAGCACTACGAATTAATCTAAATGAAAACATCTACGGAACCTTTGCAGAGATTGGTGCTGGACAAGAAACCGTAAGACATTTTTTTAGATCTGGTGGTTCATCTGGAACAATTGCGAAAGCAATGTCTGCTTACGATAAAGATTTCAGCGATGCCATTTACGGAATTGAAAGTGATGGCCGCTATGTTACTGAAGAGAGATTAAAAAAAATGTTGACTCTTGAAGGTCAAATAATCGAAGAGCGTCTAAGCAGGGAAAAGCATCCAACTAAACTTTTCTTTAGCTATGCCAATACTGTTGCAACAATCGACTTTGCAAAACAATTTAAAGGCCACGGTTGGGTTGGAATAAGATACCAAATTGAACCCGATGAAGCATACAACGAAATTATACTTCACATACGTTTTAAAGAAACTGATGCCCGATTACAACAAGAAACTTTAGGAATCCTTGGAGTAAACTTAATTTACGGAGCATTCTATAAATATAATGACCCTAAAAGATTACTTCGTTACTTATACGACCATCTAGACAAGGATCAACTTGAAATTGATACAATTAACTTTTCTGGCCCTCGATTTGCTGATGTAGATAATCGTTTGATTAGCTTACAATTGGTAAAAAACGGAATGACAGATGCCGTAATGTTTAATCCAGAAGGTAAAAACATTCTTCCTGCTGCCATTTTATACAAAAAGAACATTCTTGCTTTACGCGGCAGTTTTCGTCCTGTAACTAAGGTTAATATGGACATGTACGAGAAATCATTAAAAATGTTTCTCGAAGAAAGCAAAGTCGAAAAAGAAAATACACTGGTAATTTTCGAAATCACACTATCTAACCTTCGTTCTGACGGAGAAATTGATGAGCGCGATTTTATGGATAGAGCCGAATTGCTTTGTTCATTAGGTCAAACTGTAATGATTTCGAACTTCCAAGAATACTATAAAGTAGTCGAATATTTTGCTAATTATACCAAAGCCCGAATGGGATTGGCAATGGGAGTTAACAATCTTGTAGACATCTTCGATGAAAAATACTACCGTCATTTAAGTGGAGGTATCCTTGAAGCTTTCGGAAAATTATTCTACCGAGACATGAAAGTATTCTTATATCCAATGA
This region includes:
- a CDS encoding dihydroorotase; this encodes MKIIIREAKIIDSKSPFHNKTADILIKDGLIQKIGTSLPNTENAEEVKLDNLHISQGWFDSSVSLGEPGYEDRETISNGLNVAAKSGFTAIALQPNSYPIIDNQSQVNFVKNKANGFATELFPIGALTKASEGKDMAELFDMKKTGAVAFGDYNKSLDNANLLKIALQYVQDFDGLVIAYSQDQNIKGNGVANEGIVSTRLGLKGIPNLAEELQIVRNLFLLEYTGGKLHIPTISTAKSVQLIKDAKAKGLNVTCSVAVHHLVLTDEKLEGFDTRFKVSPPLRTEIDRQALLKGVLDGTIDMITSDHNPIDVEFKKMEFDMAKNGTIGLESAFGALTTVLPLETIIEKLTLGRSVFGIENDTITEGSKANITLFNPKGETAFAKANILSKSKNSAFLGTQLQGSVYGIVNQSQLVLKK
- a CDS encoding alpha/beta hydrolase, with translation MNLSLEYKIREPKVILDKNPVLLLLHGYGSNEEDLFSFATELPDNYYVISARAPYDLQYNSYAWYAINFDADQNKFSDNEQAKTSRDMIASFVDELVANYPIDANNVTLIGFSQGSILSYAVALSYPEKIQRVVAMSGYFNHEIIKEGFEKNDFKNLKIFASHGTVDQVIPIDWARKTPAILEKLNIPVTYKEYPVGHGVAPQNFFDFKNWLAQ
- a CDS encoding alpha/beta hydrolase-fold protein, which codes for MKQLFFSVLFIGFSLLAKAQTENKITIGTIETIHSKILNEDRKVWIYVPDGYIKDAPKTEQYPVVYLLDGNSHFTSVVGMIEQLSTMNGNTICPKMIVVGILNTDRNRDLTPTHIESDLPMMNAEGSKTTGGNENFIAFIQKELMPYVETNYPTAPYKMLIGHSFGGLTAINILANHTNLFNSYVAIDPSMWWDKQKFLEKSKKTFTDKKFKNTSLFIGIANTMETGMDTIRVKKDTTQGTRHIRAIFELANTLKKNKQNQLNFQYKYYDNDNHGSVPLIAEYDALRFIFSFYKLNLGFSDFTDASLNFPLKIEKHYQNVSEKMGYKVLPPEGAINNYAYMALSLKNLAQAEYFFKLNVKYYPDSFNVYDSLGDYYKEIGDKTNAISYYKKTLSINKENTETKQKLEELEKAK
- a CDS encoding cysteine hydrolase family protein, whose translation is MKISKLDNPALILIDIQKGFDNVEYWGKERNNLNAEQNAGELLEIWRNNKLPIFHIQHCSSNPDSILHETNPGNAFKEIVKPNPGETVIQKNVNSAFIGTDLKEQLDEAKIDTLVIVGLTTDHCVSTTTRMAGNFGYNTFLISDATATFNKTGLNGQQFSAEIIHETALASLNEEFAQVVTTDFIKQNF
- a CDS encoding MBL fold metallo-hydrolase, encoding MKVYFLGTGTSQGIPIIGVDHPVCKSTDTKDKRLRVSIWISWDNHSYVIDCGPDFRQQMLACNCQKLDAILFTHEHADHTAGLDDIRPFNFRQGEMPIYAHQRVIDNLKKRFDYVFETVNKYPGAPSVKTIEVVNNEPFAVGNKMAIPVNVMHGDLQVFGYRIDDFAYLTDVKTIEEAEIDKLKNLKVLVINALRVEPHDTHFNLQEALDFITLVQPEVAYLTHISHVLGFHEEVQKKLPKNVFLAYDNLEITI
- a CDS encoding TonB-dependent receptor, yielding MGIEIKLKGDKVIAQIPSIKDKALRINLNENIYGTFAEIGAGQETVRHFFRSGGSSGTIAKAMSAYDKDFSDAIYGIESDGRYVTEERLKKMLTLEGQIIEERLSREKHPTKLFFSYANTVATIDFAKQFKGHGWVGIRYQIEPDEAYNEIILHIRFKETDARLQQETLGILGVNLIYGAFYKYNDPKRLLRYLYDHLDKDQLEIDTINFSGPRFADVDNRLISLQLVKNGMTDAVMFNPEGKNILPAAILYKKNILALRGSFRPVTKVNMDMYEKSLKMFLEESKVEKENTLVIFEITLSNLRSDGEIDERDFMDRAELLCSLGQTVMISNFQEYYKVVEYFANYTKARMGLAMGVNNLVDIFDEKYYRHLSGGILEAFGKLFYRDMKVFLYPMIDEDGTIMNSTNLKVHPRMKELYKFFKFNGKVIDVADFDPHTLEVFSREVLKMISQGKPGWEPMLPKGIAEIIKEHHLFGYEPNRILNESN